The following proteins are encoded in a genomic region of Amphiura filiformis chromosome 18, Afil_fr2py, whole genome shotgun sequence:
- the LOC140138853 gene encoding LOW QUALITY PROTEIN: uncharacterized protein (The sequence of the model RefSeq protein was modified relative to this genomic sequence to represent the inferred CDS: inserted 1 base in 1 codon): MIMELPLPMDLPLDDEGIEAMPEFQEVAEGLSDEERKVLVVEFKQQLKEQMAAAMGVDVKAVNLKEIQLPPHCKLSKFTLDLSYLDSKWSKDTRLTVRMGNNPPLIIDSPHRLLAVGRKDKTGGLLNVDTVELTADRGYLLWTSPRGSIEVKFKYGKSGEDFSCFIDPQHQGVKIWEVKGXYRKELVVDGRQPIGKNTNPHHMMTSAVRSRENNFEFRSRNGEVALQLEVLRTMTSQRLTAFKFNYVLAL; encoded by the exons ATGATAATGGAGTTACCATTACCGATGGATTTGCCGTTGGATGACGAAGGCATAGAAGCTATGCCAGAGTTTCAGGAGGTCGCAGAGGGTCTTAGCGACGAAGAACGGAAGGTACTTGTTGTGGAGTTTAAACAACAACTGAAGGAGCAAATGGCAGCGGCTATGGGGGTTGATGTAAAGGCAGTGAATTTGAAGGAAATACAGCTACCGCCACATTGTAAATTATCAAAATTTACGTTGGACTTGAGTTATTTGGACTCTAAGTGGTCAAAAGATACCAGGTTGACGGTGCGGATGGGAAATAATCCACCACTTATTATTGATTCACCACACAGACTTTTGGCTGTAGGAAGAAAGGACAAAACTGG AGGACTTCTGAATGTTGATACAGTGGAGCTGACTGCAGACAGAGGCTACTTGCTATGGACAAGTCCAAGAGGTTCCATAGAGGTCAAATTCAAATATGGGAAGTCAGGGGAAGATTTCAG TTGCTTCATAGATCCACAACACCAAGGAGTCAAGATCTGGGAGGTCAAAG CATACAGAAAAGAATTGGTCGTCGACGGTAGACAACCAATCGGCAAAAACACCAACCCACACCACATGATGACCAGCGCCGTAAGAAGCAGAGAAAACAACTTTGAGTTCAGATCACGAAATGGTGAAGTTGCATTGCAACTTGAAGTATTGAGGACTATGACATCCCAACGCCTCACGGCATTCAAATTCAACTATGTATTGGCATTGtaa